The following DNA comes from Chryseobacterium gallinarum.
CAAAGGAAGTGTTTTTCGGTTTGAGGGAAACAATGGCTTCCGGAACAGAGATGTATTCTGCATAGGTACCATTGCTTCCCATTGAGCCGCTGCCGCAGAATACTTCATCACCGACATTAAATTGAGTAACATCAGTTCCTTTTTCTACAACTATCCCGGATAATTCCCGCCCTAATATGGGAGAACTGATTAATTTTCTTTCCAGCTCATTTTCCAGCATCTGATAATCGATAGGGTTGAAACCACTTGCTTTGATCTGGATTAGTACTTCATTATTGTTGACTTGAGGCTTTTCAGTAAAACCATCTTCAAGCTGAAAATTTTTATTTAAAATTACGGCTTTCATATTGCTATTTTGATGTACAAATGTAAAGTGGAAATAGTTTATATTTGTTACTAGTTAACAATTGGTAACTGGTTACCTTGATGAAACTATTATGGCAAAAATTATTGAAAACGGAACTGAAAGAGAAGCAACCTGCACTGAGGAATTATTCGCAATGCGTGATAGTCTTGATGTGTTGGGCGGAAAATGGAAGTTAATGATTCTGCGGTATTTGACGAACAGAACAGATCAGCAGATTCATTTTAAAAAACTGGAACGTGGAATTGAGGGGATTTCCGCCAAAATGCTGAGTAAAGAACTGAAAGAGCTGGAAATGAATCTTTTGATTACAAGAACAATTCAGGATACAAAACCGATTACAGTTACTTATGCGGTTACTGAATACGGAAAATCGGTGCTTCCGGTAACCGAAACGCTGGTGAACTGGGGATTACTTCATAGAGAGAAGATCAAAGCTTCAATGGGTTAATATAAAATCCTGCACCTTAAAAACGTATCAAAAAAAGTTCGCATCTAAGCGTTTCAGCAAAATTTCGACAAAC
Coding sequences within:
- a CDS encoding winged helix-turn-helix transcriptional regulator — translated: MAKIIENGTEREATCTEELFAMRDSLDVLGGKWKLMILRYLTNRTDQQIHFKKLERGIEGISAKMLSKELKELEMNLLITRTIQDTKPITVTYAVTEYGKSVLPVTETLVNWGLLHREKIKASMG